A single genomic interval of Cellvibrio sp. PSBB023 harbors:
- a CDS encoding M56 family metallopeptidase, which translates to MQASAWLESELSSSQWLIVAACYLLPATSMLFYLLLGVIGLWRQLACAQKVTDAKLLAQVTALVELVDVNRPIRLFIAKDIDSPRTWGVFNPVILLPRAALLWDEDKQLSVLMHELGHIARWDWLVSLVVKITCAIFWFLLPIWWLAYRLYQQAEIACDDYIYKLRDKHLVYAQNLLAIAAAQTHHPIDDGSLQMRGHSAIHQRIMAVLDKQRPHHPVALESAQYWVLVSGLVLVVFSGLQWMPLQAQMNASAAQQLIIQWQQQQELLPTSTESRSELFSWALVQSLKPASTPAPEPIELIEQLQVVGVKPDKAELAALERVALTNNQSLSVPRIQIEGYLPLKLVTPEYPQIALNRGIEGWVQVEFTIDTTGFIINPHIVAHSPSGIFDRSVLQALRKSYYRPQLFDGQPIVVQGVTELFRFTLQHDVPPHAHSFSDVAPRRR; encoded by the coding sequence GTGCAAGCGAGTGCCTGGTTGGAGTCGGAGCTCTCTTCATCGCAGTGGCTTATTGTGGCGGCGTGTTATTTGTTGCCTGCTACCAGCATGTTGTTCTATTTATTGTTGGGCGTTATAGGTCTTTGGCGGCAATTGGCTTGCGCGCAGAAGGTGACAGATGCGAAATTATTGGCACAAGTGACAGCGCTGGTGGAGTTGGTGGATGTTAATCGTCCTATTCGATTGTTTATAGCAAAAGATATTGATTCGCCTCGGACATGGGGTGTTTTTAATCCGGTGATCCTGTTGCCGCGGGCAGCATTATTATGGGATGAAGATAAACAATTAAGTGTGTTGATGCATGAATTAGGGCATATCGCCCGTTGGGATTGGTTAGTCAGTTTGGTGGTAAAAATTACCTGTGCTATTTTCTGGTTTTTATTACCTATCTGGTGGTTGGCATATCGGCTTTATCAACAGGCAGAAATTGCATGCGATGACTACATCTATAAGTTGCGCGATAAGCATCTTGTCTATGCGCAAAACTTATTGGCAATCGCAGCGGCGCAAACACACCATCCGATAGATGATGGTTCACTACAGATGCGCGGCCATTCAGCAATACATCAACGTATTATGGCGGTGCTTGATAAACAGCGTCCGCACCACCCTGTTGCACTTGAATCGGCACAATATTGGGTGTTGGTTAGTGGGCTAGTGCTGGTGGTTTTTTCCGGCTTGCAATGGATGCCACTGCAGGCGCAGATGAATGCCAGTGCCGCGCAACAATTAATTATTCAATGGCAGCAACAGCAGGAATTATTGCCAACAAGTACTGAATCGCGCAGCGAATTATTCAGCTGGGCGCTAGTGCAATCATTAAAGCCTGCCTCAACCCCGGCGCCTGAACCTATTGAGCTGATTGAGCAATTACAGGTTGTTGGCGTGAAGCCTGATAAGGCGGAGTTGGCTGCGCTTGAGCGCGTTGCTTTGACAAATAATCAGTCACTGTCAGTTCCTCGTATTCAAATAGAGGGCTATCTGCCTTTAAAACTGGTAACGCCTGAGTACCCGCAAATTGCCTTGAACCGTGGAATTGAAGGCTGGGTACAGGTTGAGTTTACGATAGATACAACAGGCTTCATTATTAATCCGCACATTGTTGCACATTCACCGTCAGGTATTTTTGATCGCAGTGTTTTGCAGGCATTAAGAAAATCCTATTACAGACCGCAATTGTTTGATGGTCAACCCATCGTTGTGCAAGGCGTAACCGAGCTCTTTCGTTTTACCTTGCAACACGATGTTCCACCACATGCCCATAGCTTTTCAGATGTCGCTCCCCGACGACGATAA
- a CDS encoding ROK family transcriptional regulator: MSKGSNSSGLRRYNERVLISALRSLGLASKFELARLSNLTPQAVTRIIDDLESAGLVEQRGKLQRGLGQPSTMYSINARGAFSIGVNVGRNDIQILLMDFGGDVIGKVAHEFNVPNPDFLLEKVEQGVSYLQGSLSEEERARLVGVGLAMPWFMGGWQQELNMSDELAARWNSLKFDQELATRISLPIFLENDCSAAAIAELQFGLGRQVKNFLYVFIGTFVGGGVVLRGNLESGVHGNSGALASMPVSPSTLDSAPPLTGPFDVLANRASIYVLRRHLNARGFPINNISELPGVLPQAQQAVDEWIDDCAQALTFGIFSATGVLDFEAIVLDGNLPREIVAQLVERLRAMVANLTPTGVYLPEILTGTLGVDARAIGGAILPFYANFSPDTTVMLTNQASADQRS; this comes from the coding sequence ATGAGTAAGGGAAGTAATTCGAGTGGTTTGCGCCGTTATAACGAGCGAGTGCTAATCAGCGCATTGCGCAGCCTTGGTTTGGCGTCCAAATTTGAGCTGGCGCGCCTGTCAAACCTTACGCCACAAGCGGTCACCCGCATTATTGATGATCTGGAAAGTGCAGGGCTGGTTGAGCAGCGCGGCAAGCTGCAGCGCGGCCTGGGGCAGCCTTCCACCATGTACAGCATTAACGCCCGGGGTGCCTTTTCGATTGGCGTGAATGTAGGGCGCAATGATATCCAGATACTGTTAATGGACTTTGGTGGCGATGTGATCGGCAAGGTAGCCCATGAATTTAATGTCCCCAACCCGGATTTCCTGCTGGAGAAAGTAGAGCAGGGTGTGAGTTATTTACAAGGTTCCCTGAGTGAAGAAGAGCGCGCCCGGTTGGTGGGCGTGGGGTTGGCAATGCCCTGGTTTATGGGGGGGTGGCAGCAAGAACTGAATATGAGCGATGAGCTGGCGGCACGCTGGAACTCGCTGAAGTTTGATCAGGAGCTGGCCACGCGAATCAGTTTGCCGATCTTTTTGGAAAACGATTGCTCTGCCGCCGCCATTGCCGAATTGCAATTTGGTTTGGGGCGTCAGGTTAAAAACTTTTTATATGTATTTATTGGCACCTTTGTGGGCGGCGGAGTGGTATTGCGCGGCAATCTGGAAAGTGGCGTGCACGGCAATTCCGGGGCATTGGCGTCCATGCCGGTATCACCTTCCACCCTGGATTCGGCCCCGCCATTGACCGGACCGTTTGATGTGCTTGCCAACCGTGCCTCTATTTACGTGTTGCGCCGTCATTTAAACGCGCGCGGTTTTCCCATCAACAATATTTCAGAGTTACCGGGTGTTTTGCCGCAGGCCCAGCAGGCGGTAGATGAATGGATTGACGATTGTGCACAGGCACTGACCTTTGGCATTTTTTCGGCAACCGGGGTGCTGGATTTTGAGGCGATTGTGCTGGATGGCAATTTGCCGCGCGAAATTGTCGCGCAGTTGGTTGAGCGGTTGCGCGCCATGGTGGCGAACCTCACACCGACGGGTGTGTATTTGCCGGAAATCCTGACCGGTACGCTGGGCGTTGATGCCCGTGCGATTGGCGGCGCCATTCTGCCGTTCTATGCGAATTTTTCACCGGATACCACGGTGATGCTGACAAATCAGGCCAGTGCGGATCAGCGATCATAA
- a CDS encoding ROK family protein, with protein sequence MQSGVLQVDQRLLGAIEAGGTKFNCALADMQGNVLAKAAFPTTTPVETLAAVRDFFNGAVSARGATLAAIGIASFGPVELDRRAPNYGFITKTPKAGWSDTDICGYFRAAFQVPVAFETDVNGAAWGELIAGAAQGCRHFIYVTVGTGIGAGIVINGQLLQGVTHPEVGHMLMPRELLLDSYQGCCPFHVGCLEGLASGTAIAQRWGVNGKHLADDHPAWDLEAHYLAAMCVNLTQCFSPQKIILGGGVMEKTLLFPLIRRKFIELINGYAPESILAQIDQYIVPTGLAGQAGIVGALDLAMQQLNAQDSSLRT encoded by the coding sequence ATGCAGTCTGGGGTGTTACAAGTTGATCAGCGGTTGCTCGGTGCGATTGAAGCGGGCGGAACCAAATTTAATTGTGCCCTGGCGGATATGCAGGGAAATGTGTTGGCAAAAGCCGCATTTCCCACAACAACACCGGTAGAAACCCTGGCGGCTGTGCGCGATTTTTTTAATGGCGCCGTGAGTGCTCGCGGTGCGACCTTGGCGGCAATCGGGATTGCCAGTTTTGGTCCAGTTGAATTGGATCGCCGTGCGCCTAATTATGGCTTTATCACCAAAACCCCCAAGGCAGGTTGGTCTGATACAGATATTTGCGGCTATTTTCGCGCTGCATTTCAGGTGCCGGTTGCGTTTGAAACCGATGTAAACGGCGCTGCCTGGGGTGAGTTGATTGCCGGTGCCGCACAAGGCTGTCGCCATTTTATTTATGTCACCGTGGGAACTGGAATTGGTGCTGGCATTGTGATTAACGGCCAGTTGCTGCAAGGCGTAACCCATCCGGAAGTAGGGCATATGTTAATGCCGCGGGAATTGCTGCTGGATAGTTACCAGGGTTGTTGCCCGTTTCATGTGGGGTGTTTGGAAGGGCTGGCGTCCGGCACTGCAATTGCGCAGCGTTGGGGAGTGAATGGAAAACACCTGGCTGATGATCATCCGGCGTGGGACTTGGAGGCGCATTATCTGGCGGCCATGTGTGTGAATCTCACCCAATGTTTTTCACCGCAAAAAATTATTTTAGGCGGCGGTGTGATGGAAAAGACATTATTGTTTCCATTGATTCGCCGCAAGTTTATTGAATTGATTAATGGTTATGCGCCGGAATCAATTCTGGCACAAATAGATCAGTACATTGTACCTACCGGGCTTGCGGGGCAAGCCGGTATTGTTGGCGCGCTTGATTTGGCGATGCAGCAATTGAATGCACAGGATAGCTCGCTACGCACATAG
- a CDS encoding family 43 glycosylhydrolase codes for MLQLSDKWVWDFWFAVDGTDYHMFYLQADKALQNPDLRHWNVSVGHAVSKNLRDWTLLPDAIAPTQGDDNAPDSFTTWTGCVIKVGTQWYMYYTGTKRAEKGLVQRVCLATSPDLIHWTKSDTNPVVELDERWYDGLKLEYWHDASWRDPWVMKDPQEELYHMLVTCRVNRGEPDGRGAIGYASSTNLKDWTVGDAFLAPGWFGEMEVPQIEKIGSRYYLFCSVSTRFHSAKHKAEPGCEPQTGVKYFVADAMMGPYKCLGNGFLTGPKQDGLYSGRLIKGPDDAWYLMAFMGNDTQGQFVGNIIDPVKVAIAEDGSLSLLD; via the coding sequence GTGTTGCAGCTCAGCGATAAGTGGGTATGGGATTTCTGGTTCGCCGTGGATGGCACTGATTACCACATGTTTTATTTACAGGCCGACAAGGCGCTGCAAAACCCGGATTTGCGCCACTGGAATGTGTCGGTCGGCCATGCGGTTTCCAAAAACTTGCGCGACTGGACGCTGCTGCCTGATGCCATCGCACCCACCCAAGGCGATGACAATGCGCCGGATTCCTTCACCACCTGGACTGGCTGTGTGATTAAGGTTGGCACCCAGTGGTACATGTATTACACCGGCACCAAGCGTGCCGAGAAAGGCCTGGTGCAGCGGGTTTGTCTGGCAACTTCGCCCGATTTGATTCACTGGACCAAAAGCGATACCAATCCTGTCGTAGAGCTGGATGAGCGCTGGTATGACGGCTTGAAGCTGGAATATTGGCACGATGCCTCCTGGCGCGACCCCTGGGTGATGAAAGACCCGCAAGAAGAGCTCTATCACATGCTGGTGACCTGTCGTGTCAATCGCGGTGAGCCGGATGGTCGCGGCGCTATTGGCTATGCCTCCTCCACCAACTTGAAAGACTGGACAGTGGGTGATGCCTTTCTTGCACCGGGTTGGTTTGGTGAAATGGAAGTGCCACAAATCGAAAAAATCGGTTCCCGCTATTACCTCTTCTGTTCGGTATCGACGCGTTTTCACTCCGCCAAACACAAGGCTGAACCCGGCTGCGAACCGCAAACTGGCGTGAAATATTTTGTCGCCGACGCCATGATGGGCCCCTATAAATGCCTGGGGAACGGGTTTTTAACCGGCCCGAAACAGGATGGTCTCTACTCCGGTCGCTTGATTAAAGGCCCTGACGATGCCTGGTATCTTATGGCGTTTATGGGCAACGATACCCAGGGGCAATTTGTCGGCAATATTATCGACCCCGTCAAAGTCGCTATTGCTGAAGACGGCAGCTTGTCGCTACTGGACTAA
- a CDS encoding class I SAM-dependent methyltransferase: MTNLLALLCNYPELMPQAEALAAQWSLPLLRERDVTAIDDVAFVLLISPDAMALQQTGRKAPGPILAEFTEGAVDHRRKFGGGKGQMIAKAVGIKAGVYPHVLDATAGLGKDSFVLATLGSAVTMIERSPIVHTLLSDGLQRAREYALQDPELLGVLQRMQLTAQDSREYLQSLTPEQFPDVIYLDPMFPERHKTADVKKEMAAFHSVVGKDDDADSLLPLALAHVNYRVVVKRPRKAPLLNNQVPSYQLEGKSSRYDIYTLKKLPERLNSE, from the coding sequence ATGACAAATTTATTAGCGCTTTTGTGTAACTATCCTGAATTAATGCCACAGGCAGAGGCGCTGGCGGCGCAGTGGTCTCTGCCGTTATTACGCGAGCGCGATGTAACGGCAATTGATGATGTGGCGTTTGTGTTATTGATATCGCCAGACGCAATGGCGTTGCAGCAGACCGGGCGCAAGGCGCCGGGGCCCATTCTGGCAGAGTTTACGGAAGGTGCGGTTGATCATCGCCGCAAATTTGGTGGTGGTAAAGGACAAATGATTGCCAAGGCCGTTGGGATTAAGGCCGGTGTTTATCCTCATGTATTGGATGCAACGGCAGGCTTGGGGAAGGACAGTTTTGTGCTGGCAACATTGGGTAGTGCGGTGACTATGATTGAACGCTCGCCCATTGTGCATACTTTGTTGAGTGATGGCCTTCAGCGTGCACGTGAGTATGCACTGCAAGACCCGGAATTATTGGGTGTGTTGCAGCGTATGCAATTGACCGCGCAGGATAGCCGCGAGTATTTGCAATCGCTTACGCCGGAACAATTTCCAGATGTCATTTACCTTGATCCTATGTTTCCCGAGCGTCACAAAACCGCAGATGTTAAAAAAGAAATGGCGGCTTTTCATTCCGTCGTTGGTAAAGATGACGATGCCGATTCACTCTTGCCATTGGCGCTGGCTCATGTGAATTACCGTGTTGTGGTAAAACGGCCACGTAAGGCGCCCTTGCTAAATAATCAGGTGCCATCTTATCAATTGGAAGGGAAGTCGAGCCGCTACGATATTTACACCCTGAAAAAACTACCGGAGCGACTCAATAGTGAGTAA
- a CDS encoding sugar MFS transporter, whose amino-acid sequence MTSAHQEHNLVLIRWLTFLMFTMFAMTTDAVGVIIPEIIKEFDLNLTQASAFHYAPMIAIAFSGIAFGFLADRIGRKYTILIGLGLFAVSCFLFALGDYFEFFVGLLLISGCAIGIFKTGALALIGDISTSTREHTRTMNTVEGFFGVGAIIGPAIVAYLLAAKVSWIYLYIFAGFICLLLIVIAARVNYPRHKPCTTQEKIDIKRTLKMIRNPYAAGFSGAIALYVATEVAIYVWMPTLLKEYSGNATWFATYALTVFFVLRAGGRFLGAWILTKFSWTSVMAVFSSCIFLCFLGSMLGGVNYAVFLLPLSGLFMSMIYPTLNSKGISCFNKTEHGSVAGVILFFTAVAAALGPLLMGAVGDLFGHVQYGFYLATGFAGFLCAAMMYNWIKNPAEKQLSQLEITQYGSH is encoded by the coding sequence ATGACGTCTGCACATCAGGAGCACAACCTGGTTCTTATCCGGTGGCTCACCTTTTTAATGTTCACCATGTTTGCTATGACAACCGATGCAGTGGGCGTCATCATTCCTGAGATTATTAAAGAGTTTGACCTCAACCTCACCCAGGCCAGTGCCTTTCATTATGCGCCCATGATTGCCATCGCCTTCAGCGGCATTGCCTTTGGGTTTTTGGCAGATCGCATCGGACGCAAATACACCATTTTGATTGGCCTTGGGCTATTTGCGGTTTCCTGTTTTTTATTTGCACTTGGTGATTACTTTGAATTTTTTGTCGGCCTGCTGCTGATATCCGGTTGTGCGATTGGTATTTTCAAAACCGGCGCACTGGCCTTGATTGGCGACATATCCACCTCAACACGCGAACACACCCGCACCATGAATACAGTCGAAGGTTTTTTTGGAGTGGGCGCAATTATTGGCCCAGCCATAGTGGCCTACTTGTTAGCCGCCAAAGTATCGTGGATTTATTTGTATATATTTGCAGGATTCATTTGCCTGCTGCTGATTGTGATTGCCGCGCGGGTAAATTACCCACGCCACAAGCCCTGTACCACACAAGAAAAAATTGATATCAAACGCACACTGAAAATGATTCGCAACCCCTATGCGGCAGGCTTCTCTGGTGCCATTGCACTCTATGTCGCCACCGAGGTCGCCATTTATGTATGGATGCCCACACTCCTGAAAGAATATTCCGGCAACGCCACCTGGTTCGCGACTTATGCTTTAACAGTATTTTTTGTCCTGCGTGCTGGCGGCCGTTTTCTGGGTGCATGGATTCTCACTAAATTCAGTTGGACATCCGTTATGGCTGTATTTAGTAGCTGCATTTTTTTATGTTTTTTAGGCAGTATGCTGGGTGGTGTTAACTACGCCGTTTTTCTGTTGCCGTTGTCCGGTTTATTTATGTCCATGATTTACCCCACGCTCAATTCAAAAGGAATCAGCTGTTTTAATAAAACAGAACATGGTTCAGTCGCGGGTGTTATTTTATTTTTTACGGCGGTGGCCGCTGCACTCGGCCCATTGCTGATGGGCGCCGTTGGCGATTTATTTGGCCACGTGCAATACGGCTTTTATCTGGCTACAGGTTTTGCGGGGTTCCTGTGCGCCGCCATGATGTACAACTGGATAAAAAATCCAGCAGAAAAACAATTGTCGCAATTGGAAATTACACAATACGGCAGCCATTAA
- a CDS encoding energy transducer TonB, which translates to MMNKLSAMPVSVNYTSGDSLLVRFFSIVPAALVVTLCLLYAMHSLVHKDYLLQPAKPTPPIPDVAMKQPEIIETILDELPQRPVEHLPPPIIEIQEPVIAQLNPGILPGERMTFVKPIMGETFSIAGQMVPIIRIAPQYPQAAIARGVEGYVDVMFDVTALGTTENIRILAAVPSSIFNRSVIKAVSGWKYKPNVVEGVAVKTPDVKDRVRFNMEQ; encoded by the coding sequence ATGATGAACAAATTATCTGCAATGCCTGTTAGCGTTAATTACACGTCCGGTGACTCACTGCTGGTGCGTTTTTTCAGTATTGTTCCTGCCGCACTGGTAGTGACCTTATGCTTGTTGTATGCGATGCATTCGTTGGTACATAAAGATTATCTGTTGCAGCCCGCCAAGCCAACACCGCCAATCCCTGATGTAGCAATGAAACAACCCGAAATTATCGAGACAATACTTGATGAGTTACCCCAGCGCCCGGTTGAGCATTTGCCTCCCCCGATCATTGAAATACAGGAACCTGTAATTGCGCAATTAAATCCTGGTATTTTACCGGGCGAGCGCATGACTTTTGTTAAGCCGATAATGGGGGAAACCTTTAGTATTGCAGGGCAGATGGTGCCCATTATTCGCATCGCACCGCAGTATCCTCAAGCGGCTATTGCCAGGGGCGTGGAGGGATATGTGGATGTGATGTTTGATGTAACCGCCTTGGGTACGACAGAAAACATCCGTATTCTGGCGGCAGTTCCGTCTTCGATTTTTAATCGCAGTGTGATCAAGGCGGTGAGTGGATGGAAATACAAACCAAATGTTGTAGAGGGCGTAGCAGTAAAAACGCCGGATGTTAAAGACCGTGTTCGTTTCAACATGGAGCAATAG